The region GTAGTGACTGTAGCTGGTAAATGTATGGGGCTACTAGTTCAGAAACACAGATGAGGCAACGACAATGAAAGATTTGATTGTCACTAGAAATATAGTAGCACTCAAACTGTTGATTTGCTGGCTGGCAGTGAAAAAAGACCTGTGAAAACTGCAAAGGAGGTTTTATACACAACTGCAAAATGACAACTTCAGTCTCCACATGAAGGAGGATCTCTGaacaaagtcaaacataaaACAAGTGGATCAGTGCTCTGTCGGCACACTGATTTATGGATCAATAGCAAAGGCCTCAAAACATTTCGACTAAAACACTGGGAAACTCCAGTGGTGGCAGCAAAATCCAATTTAATAGAGGGGACAAACATCACATGCTCACCACCTGTTAGTTTTTGTCTTGCTGTGACTTGCACTGGCAAAACAGACCAATAAGCAAAACTTTTCAAAGTATTCATCTTCATAAACATTTCTCATACAGTATTATGAACCGTGACAAGAAGTATGTTTTCAAATTAAACactttgtgttgcattttgtaTATCAAAGGTGCTATACATCATCATaattactatcattattattacttttatctAGTAGCTGTCAACACATGGCCCTTCAAAGCATCATATAGAGAAGTCAATTTTTTCTTGGAAGAAAATGTCTTCCTCGCGAAAATCAATAATTAACCATAAAAGTCTTTTAAGCATAAGGAAAGGCAATTTGACAAGATACAAAGTAAAATTCAAAATAAGTGATATGTTGCATATGACAATATTACCTCCATACAAAtctgaaaactttttttcaaacaaaataaagtccaatggctttttaatgttattattttctAGGGATGCAACtaacattatttttcattattgattattatgcAGATTATTTTCCCAATTGATTGCTCATTTATTTGGTCTAAAAAATATCTACCTTAGTTTCCCAGAGTTCAAGGTGAAGCCTCTAAATGCCAAAACCCACAGATATTAAATTTAAGCTGGAAATTTAAGGAACTGGCactagattttttttggcatgtTTGCTTGAGAAGTAAACCATacatatatgaaatatttaaataccTAAAAAGATCTAGCTTTTCTTACGggtaaaatgtgacttttgaggTGAGGAAAGTCTGAGGGTCTTTGAAATTCCTGTTTTGCTGCCAGACTGACATATGAATAATACAAACCTCTTTCAGTCAAGCTCAACCTGATGAGAATAAAATGCTTACAACCTGCAGGGTTTTATTAGATCCATTAATGTGATTTAATAAGTTGTGCGGCTAAAGGCTACGCTATTACTGAGAAATATGTTGGAAAATGAATAAGTGTGAAGTGCTGCATCACCAAATCCAATTTTCCCACTAGCCCCAAAAATCATGAGTGACGTCCTATGCTTGGTGTATGACTGCAGCTGACGTCAATACAGCCAAAGtgccataaaacacacacacacacacacacacacacaaaattaaataatgGGACTACAAATAACTTGCAGAAAATAATGGCTGAAcgttgtaaaaataaaaaaattaaaaacatgaatatgactGCCAGTGCCAACAGTATCAACAAGGATAGCCATGTTAAAATCACATCTAACCTGTGCCAACATGTCAGCAGCCAAAGTACTATCTGCTAAGGTTAAccatcggggggggggggggggggtcactaacatttaacattcataATGATCTGTGGAAAACATGACAACACGGTACCTTCATAGATTATTGTTAAAGCTAACACTGTACGTTAACGGTGGCTAACCATCAAGCCAAAAATGGCAGAATAAACACGAAAAGGTTAAGTAACTTGTCATCATAACAAATGCGCTCGGCGCGGATGTCTTCATAGGCGAACATTTATATTTTACGATTAACGTTATTGTTGTATTGTCGGTAACGTTTACGTGAGCTAACGTTGGTCAAatcagctaacattagctttagCTAGCTTCCGAATTTGACTTGTTAGCTAACATTTGCGTTTACAGTAAAGCCACAAGTCCCATTCAAAACAATCTGCACACGAAGCCAAGAGGGAGTCGGAGTAACGTTACGTATTTTCATCAAACTAGCATGACGGTAAACGCTGCTTCAACGCTGCCAGTCGGATCAATTGATGCGGCTGCTGGCATTTGGTTTAGCAACTTCAAAAACATGTACATTAGCTTGAGTTGTGGGAACCTGACTTAAAGGGCTAACGACACTAGCTAACGTTACTTGCAAGTTAACGCAACTAGTGTTGACAAATAGAGCATTTGCAAACCTCGGGAGTTTTTGGTGACCAGAAAGCCAAATTTGAAAGCTAGATAACTTAATGATATTTATGCTAAAGCTCTAGCTGCCTTCATAAAACTCACTTTGTCCGAGACGCAGTAAAACTAGCCGCTAACTGATGTTAGCTTTAACGTTAGTTAGCCAGCCATGTCATGATAGGCCGTCCAAGTCATGtttagctaactgttagcagcTGAGAGTTAGCATCTAAATGATACACCAAGATCGCAAGAACTCCCAAAGTGGTGCAAAAGTTTGTCCATTATTAATGGGCACGGTCTGCAAGGGTGACAGCTAAACGCCCAGAGGTTGATCCTCCGACCTGGGCTGGGTCCGTGATACCTCACCTCTTTGGGTACGAACTGGTTCTCCTCGCTAGGCACCATTTCCATTTGTGCGACAGTTTAGACAAGCATCTATCCGGACAAGGATGTCAGCGAACAAACTTTGCAGCggtaaacacaaacatggtTTGTGTACTGTTTGTTGTAAGTTTGGATGCTTGGTTTACAAAATTAAACTTGGCAAAACTTGGAGGCTTATCAAAGTGATCGCAACACTCTCGGTTACACTACCCAAGCACAAAGTGTCCTGTtgtaaatggagaaaaatggcCGGTGTTTTTACTCCGCGAGACTTCACTCAGGGAGCTTTGGCGTCACACACCATCCAGACAGGCGTGCGTGATGTGTGCGGGCAGGATGACGTCGGTGTGTGTCTGCGCTTTTAAAAGGACCGGGCCGACAGAAACACACcataaaacacactaaaactgGCCTTTTAGCTTGTGTGAGAGAGCCGTGCGGGTCAGCGGTCGGTCAGTTTGGCAATGCTTTTAGTTTGAACAGTGAGCTGTTTCCAATCCGATCACAGCTTGTTTAAGAGATTGAATTTAGTCAAGTGGACAACATGGTTTCATGATGAATATTAACTGAACTTCACCTGGATGCTCtgatttaaagatttaaagctatttcacaaattaaaatctttactcataatgttattttactgtgaaaGTGTGAATGATGGACCCACTGGCTCTATAATAATCTTTGCATACAGAACACTGAGCTGCACTGCAGAAAATGCTATCAAATGCATACAGCACATCCATACCAAATAGTTAGGATTATTAACAAAGCAACTTCGCAAGGGTCTCAGCTATGGAAATATGCAACACTACAGCACAGTATCAACTGACActataaataacacaaaaagtTGTGGGCCCACTTTGTTACTTGCTGTTGACGTCCTGTATCcaaattttgtttattatttgcaTTAATATTGCACATGCCACATGTAtgaatttgtgttttgtaaaattTAATCAAATCACACAGTGGGAGGAACAAGTAGTTAATAAAGGCCCCGCTGCTCATTTTTTGCGTCAGCaggttaaatgttaaattatacattttggGGCCTTTTAGACCTTTATTATAAATAGAGGAGATGACAAAGAGAGACTCAGCAAAGGTCCACAGCCACACTCGAACTGAGGGATGTTGCAGCACACAGTCGGCATCCTACCCCCAAAGCCCAACTGATACGtatttaaattaattgtttCTATATCACCTGCTCACCTGCCTTCACTTGTTAGTGAAGTCCACCAGGAGCAGGGCAACCGCGAGTGACTGTGGTTCAAGAGCATGTGTACTACATGGGACACAAAGGTACCaatgtaaatgtgcttttaCTCTAGACTGTTAAATTTAGGGTATAAGATGCAATGTATATCAATATTTTTCTGTATCACTGGACACTTTCACATTGCAGTGGACATTATACTGCAGTGTAGCAGCATCAGTTCAGAACAAACAGTTCAAACATATTTCACATTGTCACCTCACAGCAAGAGAGGTCAAGGTCTGATAACAGTCCCCTTTTCTGCACGTTCTTTCTATGTTTGCTCAAGTTTGTTTTTGGTGATCCGGGTTTCCTCCCACATTCCAACAACAGGTGGACTGTAGTCTTCATGTAagagtctgtttttgtgtgtcataAGCACCGCATCTGACAGAAACGTGCTATAAGAGAACAACAGAGTGTGAGTAATTCcctcattgtttgttttctccaagCAAGTGGACATCAATGCCAACCGGCAGCAGAGATTCATTGTGCTAGGATTATAAGAAGGGGATGTAGATGCATATTTATCCTCCTGTTATgcatagaaatacatttataatgatACATCAATCAGTAATTTAACGTATTTATTATGTGTATTAAAGCCAATTAGCAACTGAATTAATAACCATCAGGACACAATttaataaaagacattttataaTACATGGCCAATAACAAGTTTCCTTCATGAATTAGCATTAGAATCAGATTTGACAACATATTGTTGCACAGTTTTAATGAACAACCTACACAAATAACCATCGACTCGTCAACAACCACTCTGTCTCTTTTAGGGAATGACATATTCACAGATGTACTTTTTGAGGCTGCGACACACCTCATCGTACCACTTTCCTTGTGCAACCACTGAAAGGGCAACACAGCTCTCCCTCTTCGTTCCTGTGGGCTGCTTCTTGGAGCGGTCCCAGTTGAAGTAGCTGACTGGCATGCTGTTGACATCAACATACTGGCCTTCTTTCACTATGTCTGCCACTCCGATCCAGAAGTCCTTGGATCCTGGAGCACTCCTCTTTGCATAGTCTCTCAGTTCATTGTTTTCCATCATGTCCCGCGGCGTAGCAAGAGTTCCTCCTTGTGCAATACAGTCTTCATTTGCTTCATGGTAATGCTTGGGTTCCTCAATTGTGAGGTAACACTTCCTGTGAGCTTTGATGCCACGaagacagactgaaaacacaaagcactTACTGCATGAGTGAACTCAAATTTAATCTAACAATTCCAGGAGTTTAAAACTATTGCAATATTTAGTTGCATTAATAATcttttttaatactttatttgtttgaataCCCCTTTTTTCTCCCACAGAATTTGTAGCCACAGACATAACACTTAACTAATAGTGGGGAAGTCTGAATGCTGACTAATGAATTAACCAAGAAAATATATTCTCACAAacataacagatttttttttttttttttaaaaaaagcaccaCAAAGTACAAACAAGagaagcaaagcaaaaaaaacgttgaaaaaaacagtttcctaTATAATTCATATATGATTTCCTATAAATTAATCGTGTCATTTGCATTCTTCCCCTTGTGCAATTCAACCTTTTTCTTTAGAGTTCAGTGGATGATATGAttgctgctgccctctgctggtggCACAGCACACTAAGAAGTTCAAAGTCTAGTTCTCAAGTTACCAATTATCTCTCAGCAGTGTTCACACTCGTGCATGACAGCTCAGTGGCCTCAGTTATCAAGTAAAAGTGAGATAAAGCACCATAACATATTTGTAACACAACCTAAAATCAATAATGGTCCAAagctttatttcttattttcttacttttgtAAACAacatactaatactaatactaatccTTATGAATCTAATCCCTTATACAACTGTCATCTCCTCTCTTTaaccttcctttttttttttctttagtaaGGACAGTACCTGTCTGCAACGCCTGCATCTCCTTCAGTGAATTCACCTCCTGCCACAACCTCTCAAGCTGGGACTTCACATCAtcatcctctgcagctgcatCACGATGAAGAGGCAAGGAAAACAGGTCAGATGAACGGCAGGTAGTGATCACATTGTGAATTAacttgtgtgtgatgtgtttagTTACCTCCGGACTGACGAGGCGACACGGCCTTCCTGGTGCGAGACGGACGGCTGCAGCTCAAGTGGAGCAAGGAGAGGCAAAGAACGAGGAAGACGGGGAGGGCCAGGCGTGCCATGTCTGAGTCCAGTGGAACCTACAGGACAGGAGTGGACACAGTGGCGCACCTTGTGCTGCTGTGAAAGGAACCAAAAACACTGCAGGCAGCTCAATATATACTGGCCCTCTGTGTGCCTCTCTGGGTGCCCTCCCTGCATTGGCTCCAgcgctgtttgtttttgtccaaacatcaggaggaggtgagagaggtaTAAGGGTGGAGAGGCAAATAATGTCTTCCTTGTGTCTGGCTTTTGATA is a window of Pempheris klunzingeri isolate RE-2024b chromosome 1, fPemKlu1.hap1, whole genome shotgun sequence DNA encoding:
- the clec3a gene encoding tetranectin-like protein, translating into MARLALPVFLVLCLSLLHLSCSRPSRTRKAVSPRQSGAAEDDDVKSQLERLWQEVNSLKEMQALQTVCLRGIKAHRKCYLTIEEPKHYHEANEDCIAQGGTLATPRDMMENNELRDYAKRSAPGSKDFWIGVADIVKEGQYVDVNSMPVSYFNWDRSKKQPTGTKRESCVALSVVAQGKWYDEVCRSLKKYICEYVIP